The Streptomyces sp. NBC_00670 genome window below encodes:
- a CDS encoding M48 family metalloprotease, with protein sequence MGVFVLLPLVLPLTAWPIARLAEHHLHPRAATRLLTGVGVVLAVCSTLCLALLAIVGTAQLPGNPLPDAWAAPEVRAAVPRDAVVGKAAIGALGGAVVACAALLLRHHRVRRRTARALRGVRGTAVAVLPDPVPYAHTLPARGSRRGRVLVSTGMLAALEPLERRALFAHERAHLDGRHHRYLLLAGLAARANPFLRPLRTSVAYGVERWADEEAASRVGDRRVTARAVARAGLLSGTPAAPAAALVSFAAVGPVPRRVAALLEPAPAARRWPPTFTAAGLAAWAAAAGTVASAMSSAGSAVTLVALLHAATPL encoded by the coding sequence GTGGGCGTCTTCGTCCTCCTGCCGCTCGTACTGCCGCTGACCGCCTGGCCGATCGCCCGGCTCGCCGAGCACCATCTCCACCCGCGCGCGGCCACCCGGCTGCTGACCGGTGTCGGCGTCGTCCTGGCGGTGTGCAGCACGCTCTGCCTGGCGCTGCTGGCGATCGTCGGGACCGCGCAGCTGCCCGGCAACCCGCTCCCGGACGCCTGGGCGGCGCCCGAGGTGCGGGCGGCGGTGCCGCGGGACGCGGTGGTCGGCAAGGCGGCCATCGGCGCGCTCGGCGGCGCGGTCGTGGCCTGCGCGGCCCTGCTGCTCCGCCACCACCGGGTACGGCGCCGGACGGCACGGGCGCTGCGCGGAGTGCGCGGCACCGCGGTGGCCGTCCTGCCGGACCCCGTGCCGTACGCCCACACCCTGCCCGCGCGGGGCTCGCGGCGCGGTCGCGTCCTGGTCTCCACCGGGATGCTCGCCGCCCTCGAACCCCTGGAGCGCCGGGCGCTGTTCGCGCACGAGCGGGCGCATCTCGACGGCCGCCACCACCGCTACCTGCTGCTGGCGGGACTGGCCGCACGGGCCAACCCGTTCCTGCGGCCGCTGCGTACGTCCGTGGCGTACGGCGTGGAGCGGTGGGCCGACGAGGAGGCCGCCTCCCGGGTGGGGGACCGGCGGGTGACGGCCCGGGCGGTGGCCCGGGCCGGGCTGCTCTCCGGTACGCCCGCCGCTCCGGCCGCCGCCCTGGTGTCCTTCGCGGCCGTCGGACCCGTGCCCCGCAGGGTGGCGGCCCTGTTGGAGCCGGCGCCCGCCGCGCGGCGCTGGCCGCCCACGTTCACCGCGGCCGGGCTGGCGGCCTGGGCGGCCGCGGCCGGCACGGTGGCGTCGGCGATGTCCTCCGCGGGCTCCGCCGTCACCCTGGTCGCCCTGCTGCACGCGGCCACGCCTCTGTAG
- a CDS encoding tellurite resistance TerB family protein has translation MALWDRFKESASTMQTQLMAKKNDLKSGAFRDASMAMCALVAAADGTVDPSERQRVAQLIATNEVLQNFPADDLRRRFEDNLNKLTADFAFGKVSVLQEIAKAKKKPAEARAVIQIGIVIGGADGDFDKTEQAVVREACFSLDLPPHEFDL, from the coding sequence ATGGCCCTGTGGGACCGCTTCAAGGAGTCCGCGTCGACGATGCAGACGCAGCTCATGGCGAAGAAGAACGACCTGAAGAGCGGTGCCTTCCGCGACGCCAGCATGGCGATGTGCGCGCTGGTCGCCGCCGCCGACGGCACGGTGGACCCGTCCGAGCGGCAGCGTGTCGCCCAGCTCATCGCCACCAACGAGGTGCTGCAGAACTTCCCCGCCGACGATCTGCGCCGCCGCTTCGAGGACAACCTGAACAAGCTCACCGCCGACTTCGCCTTCGGCAAGGTCAGCGTGCTCCAGGAGATCGCCAAGGCCAAGAAGAAGCCCGCCGAGGCGCGGGCCGTCATCCAGATCGGCATCGTCATCGGCGGCGCCGACGGCGACTTCGACAAGACCGAGCAGGCCGTGGTGCGCGAGGCGTGCTTCTCCCTGGACCTGCCGCCGCACGAGTTCGACCTCTGA
- a CDS encoding DinB family protein: MTSDRRIGPPHLGSERDTLRTFLDYHRATLAMKCEGLTDEELRRRSSPPSALTLLGLVRHLAEVERAWFRRVFEDHEAPMVWSDTVDFQAAYDASASTRAEAFAAWEAEVEVSRRIEREAASLELAGYQPRWGERVSLRMVLVHVLLEYARHNGHADFLREGIDGTVGA; encoded by the coding sequence GTGACCAGCGACCGCCGTATCGGCCCCCCGCACCTCGGCAGTGAGCGCGACACGCTGCGCACGTTCCTCGACTACCACCGGGCGACGCTCGCCATGAAGTGCGAGGGGCTCACCGACGAGGAGCTGCGGCGGCGTTCCTCGCCGCCCTCGGCGCTGACGCTGCTCGGCCTGGTGCGGCACCTGGCGGAGGTCGAACGGGCCTGGTTCCGGAGGGTGTTCGAGGACCACGAGGCGCCGATGGTGTGGTCCGACACCGTCGACTTCCAGGCGGCGTACGACGCGAGCGCGTCGACGCGCGCGGAGGCGTTCGCGGCCTGGGAGGCGGAGGTGGAGGTCTCCCGCCGGATCGAGCGGGAGGCCGCGTCGCTGGAGCTGGCCGGGTACCAGCCGCGCTGGGGCGAGCGGGTGTCGCTGCGGATGGTGCTGGTCCACGTCCTGCTGGAGTACGCGCGTCACAACGGCCACGCGGACTTCCTGCGGGAAGGGATCGACGGGACGGTGGGGGCCTGA